In Synechococcus sp. CB0101, a genomic segment contains:
- a CDS encoding RAD52 family DNA repair protein produces MAITSTATTHSAPIRRNATSRPPTTLQLLRETLSQDAAQPSPASATAHSEGAPGPGFSERQVALLSAPLDRAHVRQREQGRSRVSYLEGWQVIAEANRIFGFDGWERCTLISRCVAEHERPIGRDRKNGWGVTYTARVRITVTAGNRTLIREGSGAGHGIDADKGLAHESALKEAETDATKRALMTFGNPFGLALYDKQQRQVSDGKPVAAATKSPSAEMADVPLQPSAITGLQERIKALAPARLEAFSKGFRTAFQVPDTQPSLAGLITTSRHKRWIEGFLAETATA; encoded by the coding sequence ATGGCCATCACATCCACAGCCACTACCCACTCCGCTCCAATTCGCCGCAACGCCACCAGCCGGCCACCCACAACGCTCCAGCTGCTGCGCGAAACCCTCAGCCAAGACGCTGCTCAACCATCGCCCGCCTCTGCAACCGCCCATAGCGAGGGGGCCCCTGGCCCCGGCTTTAGTGAGAGGCAGGTGGCGTTGCTTTCGGCACCGTTGGATCGGGCCCATGTGCGGCAGCGGGAGCAGGGGCGCAGCCGGGTGAGCTACCTCGAGGGGTGGCAGGTGATTGCAGAGGCCAACCGCATCTTTGGGTTTGACGGCTGGGAGCGCTGCACCCTGATCAGCCGTTGCGTGGCGGAACACGAACGCCCGATTGGGCGTGATCGCAAAAACGGTTGGGGTGTGACCTACACGGCCCGGGTGCGCATCACGGTGACCGCCGGCAATCGCACCCTGATCCGCGAGGGCTCAGGCGCCGGCCATGGCATTGATGCCGACAAGGGCCTGGCCCATGAATCGGCGCTGAAGGAAGCGGAGACCGATGCCACCAAACGGGCGTTGATGACCTTTGGCAATCCCTTTGGCCTGGCGCTCTACGACAAGCAGCAACGGCAGGTGAGCGATGGCAAGCCGGTGGCAGCTGCAACTAAAAGCCCATCGGCTGAGATGGCTGATGTTCCCCTTCAGCCTTCGGCGATCACTGGGCTGCAAGAGCGGATCAAGGCCCTCGCCCCTGCTCGGCTCGAGGCCTTCTCCAAGGGCTTTCGCACTGCCTTCCAGGTGCCCGATACCCAGCCATCCCTGGCGGGGCTGATCACCACTAGCCGGCACAAGCGATGGATCGAGGGATTCCTGGCTGAAACCGCTACCGCCTGA